The following proteins are encoded in a genomic region of Necator americanus strain Aroian chromosome II, whole genome shotgun sequence:
- a CDS encoding hypothetical protein (NECATOR_CHRII.G5534.T2), with protein MGLKDLENTISEQLGFLQHYSGLLRTIGESIAEDQFQDQQIEDEDNRFFENLIIRNLDNITHILRGSQLEHSATQTESAEDHRGAEAAETQDSGARRQESEEGREQRAIDDNAEFMEELQEEIRPDDVFVVVDEVVGAEVTEENAYHEEALAPKDTSETRRLNEEILRVLTEKRDLERRIHEMANEKTCPRRRFEAGQIRNENETTMPCVFCGLIGVHYSDACDVYPDTRRRWRIIREAARCRVNGTLTLDENIADTEGVKYSYKAYKNYQKQRRNREERRLHKMEDIMEDQMFFLGWAFIWCRTYKRRYQFFLDLLTDVHAPSPARVNNVVSNIEGFAEAFRCPPDTPMNPKKRCSIW; from the exons ATGGGACTCAAGGACTTAGAGAACACCATTTCAGAGCAGCTCGGATTCCTTCAACATTACTCCGGACTACTCCGAACGATTGGCGAGAGCATTGCGGAAGACCAGTTTCAAGATCAGCAGATCGAGGACGAGGACAACCGATTCTTCGAAAACCTGATAATACGCAATCTCGACAACATCACGCACATACTACGAGGATCCCAACTGGAGCATAGCGCGACGCAGACCGAGTCTGCGGAGGACCATCGCGGCGCGGAGGCTGCGGAGACGCAGGATTCGGGCGCGCGGCGGCAGGAAAGCGAAGAGGGACGGGAACAACGCGCTATCGACGACAACGCAGAATTCATGGAAGAACTGCAAGAGGAAATCCGTCCCGACGACGTTTTTGTCGTTGTAGACGAGGTCGTGGGAGCCGAGGTTACCGAGGAGAACGCTTATCACGAGGAGGCGCTGGCACCAAAAGATACGAGCGAGACAAGACGTCTCAACGAGGAGATATTACGTGTTCTCACCGAAAAAAGGGACCTGGAGCGACGGATTCACGAGATGGCGAACGAGAAGACTTGCCCTCGCCGCAGATTTGAAGCAGGGCAGATcaggaacgaaaacgaaacgaCGATGCCGTGCGTCTTTTGTGGACTAATCGGCGTGCATTACTCGGACGCTTGTGATGTCTACCCCGACACCCGCCGGAGATGGCGCATAATACGCGAAGCCGCACGTTGCAGGG TAAACGGAACGCTGACGCTTGATGAAAACATAGCTGATACGGAAGGGGTGAAGTACTCATACAAG GCATATAAAAACTACCAGAAACAAAGGAGAAACAGAGAGGAAAGACGGCTTCACAAAATGGAGGACATTATGGAGGaccagatgttttttttgggatGGGCATTT ATTTGGTGCAGAACGTATAAACGTCGCTACCAATTCTTTTTGGATCTCCTAACAGACGTCCATGCACCATCTCCTGCACG GGTCAACAATGTCGTGTCGAACATAGAAGGATTTGCTGAAGCTTTCCGCTGTCCACCGGATACGCCCATGAATCCTAAGAAGCGTTGCTCGATTTGGTGA
- a CDS encoding hypothetical protein (NECATOR_CHRII.G5534.T1) translates to MGLKDLENTISEQLGFLQHYSGLLRTIGESIAEDQFQDQQIEDEDNRFFENLIIRNLDNITHILRGSQLEHSATQTESAEDHRGAEAAETQDSGARRQESEEGREQRAIDDNAEFMEELQEEIRPDDVFVVVDEVVGAEVTEENAYHEEALAPKDTSETRRLNEEILRVLTEKRDLERRIHEMANEKTCPRRRFEAGQIRNENETTMPCVFCGLIGVHYSDACDVYPDTRRRWRIIREAARCRGVSKTLHGRT, encoded by the coding sequence ATGGGACTCAAGGACTTAGAGAACACCATTTCAGAGCAGCTCGGATTCCTTCAACATTACTCCGGACTACTCCGAACGATTGGCGAGAGCATTGCGGAAGACCAGTTTCAAGATCAGCAGATCGAGGACGAGGACAACCGATTCTTCGAAAACCTGATAATACGCAATCTCGACAACATCACGCACATACTACGAGGATCCCAACTGGAGCATAGCGCGACGCAGACCGAGTCTGCGGAGGACCATCGCGGCGCGGAGGCTGCGGAGACGCAGGATTCGGGCGCGCGGCGGCAGGAAAGCGAAGAGGGACGGGAACAACGCGCTATCGACGACAACGCAGAATTCATGGAAGAACTGCAAGAGGAAATCCGTCCCGACGACGTTTTTGTCGTTGTAGACGAGGTCGTGGGAGCCGAGGTTACCGAGGAGAACGCTTATCACGAGGAGGCGCTGGCACCAAAAGATACGAGCGAGACAAGACGTCTCAACGAGGAGATATTACGTGTTCTCACCGAAAAAAGGGACCTGGAGCGACGGATTCACGAGATGGCGAACGAGAAGACTTGCCCTCGCCGCAGATTTGAAGCAGGGCAGATcaggaacgaaaacgaaacgaCGATGCCGTGCGTCTTTTGTGGACTAATCGGCGTGCATTACTCGGACGCTTGTGATGTCTACCCCGACACCCGCCGGAGATGGCGCATAATACGCGAAGCCGCACGTTGCAGGGGTGTCTCAAAAACGCTGCACGGGAGGACATAG